The following proteins are encoded in a genomic region of Streptomyces collinus Tu 365:
- a CDS encoding peptidylprolyl isomerase, translating to MGEQLYATLKTDHGDIEVRLFANHAPKTVKNFVDLAQGEREWTHPATGVVSHDKLYDGTVFHRVISGFMIQGGDPLGTGIGGPGYEFADEFHPDLRFDRPYLLAMANAGPGTNGSQFFITVSPAVHLNRKHTIFGEVSDQAGRKVVDAIAAVPTTLPNNRPVNDVVIETVVVEKRQG from the coding sequence GTGGGCGAGCAGCTCTACGCCACCCTGAAGACCGATCACGGCGACATCGAGGTCCGGCTGTTTGCGAACCACGCGCCGAAGACGGTCAAGAACTTCGTCGACCTGGCCCAGGGCGAGCGGGAGTGGACGCACCCGGCGACCGGGGTGGTGAGCCACGACAAGCTCTACGACGGCACGGTCTTCCACCGGGTCATCAGCGGCTTCATGATCCAGGGCGGCGACCCGCTGGGCACCGGCATCGGCGGCCCCGGCTACGAGTTCGCGGACGAGTTCCACCCCGACCTGCGTTTCGACCGGCCGTATCTGCTCGCCATGGCCAATGCCGGGCCGGGCACCAACGGCTCCCAGTTCTTCATCACGGTCAGCCCCGCCGTACACCTGAACCGCAAGCACACCATCTTCGGTGAGGTCAGCGACCAGGCCGGCCGGAAGGTCGTGGACGCCATCGCCGCCGTGCCGACGACACTCCCGAACAACCGCCCGGTCAACGACGTGGTCATCGAGACCGTCGTCGTCGAGAAGCGCCAGGGCTGA
- a CDS encoding rhomboid family intramembrane serine protease, protein MDQAAGSTQDARSLPVCYRHPDRETGVRCTRCERPICPECMVSASVGFQCPDCVRGGSGTGHAPTASQPRTMAGGTVTADPRLVTKILIGINIAVFIAVQAKSSLLNDLVLIGQWPPKPYQTTMGVTQGEWYRFVTSMFTHQQFWHIGFNMLSLWWIGGPLEAALGRVRYLTLYFVSGLAGGALTYLLAGPSTASLGASGAIFGLFGATAVLMRRLNYDMRPIFVLLAINLAFTFGFKDIAWEAHIGGLVAGVITGYAMVHAPREKRALVQYGTCALVLAVSVVLVLVRTAQLG, encoded by the coding sequence ATGGACCAGGCCGCAGGGAGCACGCAGGACGCCAGGAGCCTGCCCGTGTGCTACCGGCACCCGGACCGCGAGACCGGTGTGCGCTGCACCCGCTGCGAGCGGCCCATCTGCCCCGAGTGCATGGTCAGCGCCTCGGTCGGTTTCCAGTGCCCCGACTGCGTCCGCGGCGGCTCCGGCACCGGGCACGCCCCCACCGCGTCGCAGCCCCGCACGATGGCGGGGGGCACGGTGACGGCGGACCCCCGCCTGGTCACCAAGATCCTCATCGGGATCAACATCGCCGTGTTCATCGCGGTGCAGGCCAAGTCCTCGCTGCTGAACGACCTGGTCCTCATCGGTCAGTGGCCCCCGAAGCCGTACCAGACGACGATGGGCGTCACCCAGGGCGAGTGGTACCGCTTCGTGACGTCGATGTTCACGCACCAGCAGTTCTGGCACATCGGCTTCAACATGCTCAGCCTCTGGTGGATCGGCGGCCCGCTCGAAGCGGCGCTCGGCCGGGTCCGCTACCTGACGCTCTACTTCGTCTCCGGTCTGGCCGGCGGGGCGCTCACGTATCTGCTCGCCGGACCCTCGACGGCATCGCTCGGTGCCTCCGGGGCGATCTTCGGGCTGTTCGGCGCGACCGCGGTGCTGATGCGCCGGCTGAACTACGACATGCGGCCGATCTTCGTCCTGCTGGCGATCAACCTGGCCTTCACCTTCGGGTTCAAGGACATCGCCTGGGAAGCCCACATCGGCGGTCTGGTCGCCGGTGTCATCACGGGGTACGCCATGGTGCACGCCCCGCGGGAGAAGCGCGCCCTGGTCCAGTACGGCACCTGCGCGCTCGTCCTGGCCGTGTCGGTGGTCCTGGTGCTGGTCAGGACCGCTCAGCTCGGCTGA
- the crgA gene encoding cell division protein CrgA, translating to MPKSRIRKKADYTPPPAKQAQAIRLTNRAWVAPVMLAMFLIGLAWIVVFYVTDGSLPIDSLDNWNIVVGFGFIAAGFGVSTQWK from the coding sequence GTGCCGAAGTCACGTATCCGCAAGAAGGCCGACTACACGCCGCCGCCCGCCAAGCAGGCGCAGGCCATCAGGCTCACCAACCGCGCCTGGGTCGCGCCGGTCATGCTGGCCATGTTCCTCATCGGCCTGGCCTGGATCGTGGTCTTCTACGTCACCGACGGCTCGCTGCCGATCGACAGCCTGGACAACTGGAACATCGTGGTCGGCTTCGGCTTCATCGCCGCCGGCTTCGGCGTCTCCACGCAGTGGAAGTAG
- a CDS encoding DUF881 domain-containing protein: MSNSADSPGTGSTGSGPARRLRFRPVRILTAAVFALAGLIFFTSFNTAKGTDIRTDSSLLKLSDLIQERSRKNKELDESNAALRGNVESLAESDDGSTKAQDERLSGLEKRAGTQKLTGRAVTVTLNDAPPNATAKLPGYPEPQPDYLVIHQQDLQAVVNALWQGGAKGIKVMDQRLISTSAVRCVGNTLILQGRVYSPPYKITAVGDPGKLQQALAASKAIQTYMVYVNVYGLGWKVTDDGPVTLPGYSGTVDLHYAKPVE; the protein is encoded by the coding sequence TTGAGCAATTCTGCCGACTCCCCCGGCACGGGATCAACGGGTTCCGGCCCGGCCCGTCGTCTGCGCTTCCGTCCGGTGCGGATTCTCACGGCGGCCGTCTTCGCGCTCGCCGGGCTGATCTTCTTCACCAGCTTCAACACGGCCAAGGGCACGGACATCCGTACGGACTCCTCCCTGCTGAAGCTGTCCGACCTGATCCAGGAGCGCAGCCGCAAGAACAAGGAGCTGGACGAGTCCAACGCGGCCCTGCGCGGCAACGTGGAGTCGCTCGCCGAGAGCGACGACGGCAGCACCAAGGCGCAGGACGAGCGGCTCAGCGGTCTGGAGAAGCGCGCGGGCACCCAGAAGCTCACGGGCCGGGCGGTCACCGTCACCCTGAACGACGCCCCGCCGAACGCGACCGCCAAGCTCCCCGGCTACCCCGAGCCGCAGCCCGACTACCTGGTCATCCACCAGCAGGACCTCCAGGCCGTGGTGAACGCGCTGTGGCAGGGCGGCGCCAAGGGCATCAAGGTCATGGACCAGCGGCTGATCTCCACCAGCGCGGTCCGCTGCGTGGGCAACACGCTGATCCTCCAGGGCCGCGTCTACTCGCCGCCGTACAAGATCACGGCCGTGGGGGACCCGGGCAAGCTGCAGCAGGCGCTCGCCGCGAGCAAGGCGATCCAGACGTACATGGTGTACGTCAACGTCTACGGTCTGGGCTGGAAAGTCACCGACGACGGGCCGGTGACTCTGCCGGGCTACTCGGGCACAGTGGATCTGCACTACGCGAAGCCAGTGGAGTAG
- a CDS encoding class E sortase has protein sequence MRVIVRTVSELCVTIGTLIVLFVAYLLFWTGVRADGAMNDQIDRLHRQWAASGTRPTARGSGTAPASAPKPVAYHYGSPFAIMYIPRLGFTWNKPVLEGTGTDVLEKGLAHYAGTARLGQEGNFAVAGHRRTYGDPFKDFPRMRPGDAVVLTDGRTWFTYRIDKGPYKTVPTDVEVIDPVPRKSGYTRPGRYLTLTTCDPEWGHSHRLIVWAHLDSTQPVEAGQPKALRR, from the coding sequence GTGCGCGTGATCGTCAGGACCGTCAGCGAACTGTGCGTCACCATCGGCACCCTGATCGTGCTCTTCGTCGCCTACCTGCTGTTCTGGACCGGCGTCCGGGCGGACGGCGCCATGAACGACCAGATCGACCGACTGCACCGGCAGTGGGCGGCGAGCGGCACCCGCCCCACGGCGCGGGGCTCCGGCACCGCTCCGGCGAGCGCCCCGAAGCCGGTGGCGTACCACTACGGCAGTCCGTTCGCGATCATGTACATCCCCCGCCTCGGTTTCACGTGGAACAAGCCCGTCCTGGAGGGGACCGGCACCGACGTGCTCGAGAAGGGCCTCGCCCACTACGCCGGGACCGCCCGGCTCGGCCAGGAGGGCAACTTCGCGGTCGCCGGCCACCGGCGGACCTACGGCGATCCCTTCAAGGACTTCCCCCGGATGCGGCCGGGCGACGCGGTGGTGCTCACGGACGGTAGGACCTGGTTCACGTATCGGATCGACAAAGGGCCCTACAAAACCGTGCCGACGGACGTTGAGGTGATCGACCCTGTGCCACGTAAGTCGGGGTACACGCGTCCGGGGCGGTATCTGACGCTGACCACGTGCGATCCGGAATGGGGGCACAGTCACCGGCTGATCGTCTGGGCGCACCTGGACTCCACACAGCCTGTGGAGGCAGGCCAACCGAAGGCTCTGCGCCGCTAG
- a CDS encoding aminodeoxychorismate/anthranilate synthase component II — MSARILVVDNYDSFVFNLVQYLYQLGAECEVLRNDEVSTAHAQDGFDGVLLSPGPGAPEQAGVCVDMVRHCAATGVPVFGVCLGMQSMQVAYGGVVDRAPELLHGKTSLVEHEGEGVFAGLPSPFTATRYHSLAAEPATVPPELRVTARTHDGIIMGLRHRELPVEGVQFHPESVLTEHGHRMLANWLVECGYQDAVARSAGLAPVVGRATA; from the coding sequence GTGAGTGCGCGGATTCTCGTCGTGGACAACTACGACAGCTTCGTCTTCAACCTGGTCCAGTACCTGTACCAGCTCGGCGCGGAGTGCGAGGTGCTGCGCAACGACGAGGTGTCGACGGCCCACGCCCAGGACGGCTTCGACGGCGTCCTGCTCTCGCCGGGCCCCGGCGCCCCGGAGCAGGCGGGCGTCTGCGTGGACATGGTCCGCCACTGCGCGGCGACCGGCGTGCCGGTCTTCGGGGTCTGCCTCGGCATGCAGTCGATGCAGGTCGCCTACGGCGGCGTCGTGGACCGCGCGCCCGAGCTGCTGCACGGCAAGACCTCGCTGGTGGAGCACGAGGGCGAGGGTGTCTTCGCCGGCCTGCCGTCGCCCTTCACGGCCACGCGCTACCACTCGCTGGCCGCCGAGCCGGCCACCGTGCCGCCCGAGCTGCGGGTCACGGCCCGTACCCACGACGGCATCATCATGGGCCTGCGCCACCGGGAACTCCCGGTCGAGGGCGTGCAGTTCCACCCCGAGTCGGTGCTGACCGAGCACGGGCACCGAATGCTGGCCAACTGGCTGGTGGAATGCGGCTACCAGGACGCCGTGGCGAGGTCGGCGGGGCTCGCCCCGGTGGTGGGCAGGGCCACGGCGTGA
- a CDS encoding class E sortase yields MTALRPERETDTSYGDQSYGASGAQADWTVAGAAPGEPYRPSLDDETMALRIPGPPTGPDGEPPRPSRAASASAATGTSPGGRAARRKAAKRRGGRHGGTREAAGTADAPRSGSRPPLSRVEARRQARLRKPGPAVLASRAIGEVFITTGVLMLLFVTYQLWWTNVRAHAQAGSETHQLQDDWASGKRAPGVFEPGQGFAILHIPKLDVVAPIAEGVDNKTVLDKGMVGHYGAGTLKTAMPSAKTGNFGLAAHRNTHGEPFRYINRLNPGDPVVVETQDTYFVYKVTSTLPVTPPSNTSVLNPVPRGSGFTGPGRYITLTTCTPEFTSKYRLIVWGKMVEERPRDKGKPDALID; encoded by the coding sequence GTGACCGCGCTGCGCCCGGAGCGCGAGACCGATACCTCGTACGGGGATCAGTCGTACGGGGCTTCCGGTGCGCAGGCGGACTGGACCGTGGCGGGCGCGGCACCCGGGGAGCCGTACCGGCCGTCCCTGGACGACGAGACCATGGCGCTGCGGATCCCCGGGCCGCCGACAGGCCCCGACGGAGAGCCCCCGAGGCCTTCTCGCGCCGCTTCCGCGTCAGCGGCCACCGGAACCTCACCGGGAGGGCGCGCGGCCCGCAGGAAGGCCGCCAAGCGGCGCGGTGGGCGTCATGGCGGCACCAGGGAGGCGGCGGGTACGGCCGACGCTCCCCGGTCCGGGTCACGGCCGCCGCTGTCGCGGGTGGAGGCCCGGCGTCAGGCGCGGCTGCGCAAGCCGGGTCCGGCCGTGCTCGCCAGCCGGGCGATCGGCGAGGTCTTCATCACCACCGGCGTGCTGATGCTGCTGTTCGTCACCTACCAGCTGTGGTGGACCAACGTCCGCGCGCACGCGCAGGCCGGCAGCGAGACGCACCAGCTCCAGGACGACTGGGCGAGCGGCAAGCGGGCCCCCGGGGTGTTCGAGCCGGGCCAGGGCTTCGCCATCCTGCACATCCCCAAGCTGGACGTGGTGGCGCCGATCGCCGAGGGCGTCGACAACAAGACGGTGCTCGACAAGGGCATGGTCGGCCACTACGGCGCGGGCACGCTGAAGACGGCGATGCCGAGCGCGAAGACCGGCAACTTCGGTCTCGCCGCGCACCGCAACACGCACGGTGAACCGTTCCGGTACATCAACCGGCTCAACCCCGGCGACCCGGTCGTGGTCGAGACGCAGGACACGTACTTCGTGTACAAGGTGACCTCGACGCTGCCGGTGACACCGCCGTCCAACACGAGCGTGCTGAACCCGGTCCCCCGGGGCTCGGGATTCACCGGGCCGGGCCGGTACATCACCCTCACCACGTGCACACCGGAGTTCACCAGCAAGTACCGGCTGATCGTCTGGGGCAAGATGGTCGAGGAACGCCCGCGCGACAAGGGCAAGCCGGACGCGCTCATCGACTAG
- a CDS encoding class E sortase, which yields MAGTADDTEEHTDASDAEPAPRPRRPGRIALAISFLGELLITAGVLLALFVVYSLWWTNVIADRKADREAGRVRDHWAQATDSGPGALDTKDGIGFLHVPAMRNGEVLVEKGTDTDVLNDGVAGYYTDPVKAVLPMSGKKGNFALAAHRDGHGAKFHNIDKLREGDPIVFETKDDWYVYKVFSILPETSKFDVKVLSAVPEESGRKRPGHYITLTTCTPVYTSRYRYVVWGELVRVQKVDSRRTPPKELG from the coding sequence GTGGCAGGGACCGCCGACGACACCGAAGAGCACACGGACGCCTCCGACGCGGAACCCGCCCCGCGCCCCCGGCGCCCCGGACGGATCGCCCTCGCGATCAGCTTCCTCGGAGAACTCCTGATCACGGCGGGGGTGCTGCTCGCCCTCTTCGTCGTCTACTCGCTGTGGTGGACCAACGTGATAGCGGACCGCAAGGCCGACCGGGAGGCCGGCCGGGTCCGCGACCACTGGGCCCAGGCCACCGACTCGGGCCCCGGCGCGCTCGACACCAAGGACGGCATCGGCTTCCTGCACGTCCCGGCGATGCGCAACGGCGAGGTCCTGGTGGAGAAGGGCACGGACACGGACGTCCTGAACGACGGCGTGGCCGGCTACTACACGGACCCCGTCAAGGCGGTCCTGCCCATGAGCGGAAAGAAGGGCAACTTCGCGCTCGCCGCCCACCGAGACGGTCACGGTGCGAAGTTCCACAACATCGACAAGCTGCGCGAGGGCGACCCGATCGTCTTCGAGACGAAGGACGACTGGTACGTCTACAAGGTCTTCTCGATCCTGCCGGAGACCTCGAAGTTCGACGTCAAGGTCCTGTCCGCGGTGCCGGAGGAGTCCGGCAGGAAGCGGCCGGGCCACTACATCACCCTGACGACCTGCACTCCCGTCTACACCTCCCGCTACCGGTACGTGGTGTGGGGCGAACTGGTCCGCGTGCAGAAGGTCGACAGCAGGCGGACCCCGCCGAAGGAACTGGGCTGA
- the pknB gene encoding Stk1 family PASTA domain-containing Ser/Thr kinase, with protein MEEPRRLGGRYELGQVLGRGGMAEVYLAHDTRLGRTVAVKTLRADLARDPSFQARFRREAQSAASLNHPAIVAVYDTGEDYIDGVSIPYIVMEYVDGSTLRELLHSGRKLLPERAMEMTIGILQGLEYAHRSGIVHRDIKPANVMLTRNGQVKVMDFGIARAMGDSGMTMTQTAAVIGTAQYLSPEQAKGEQVDARSDLYSTGCLLYELLTVRPPFVGDSPVAVAYQHVREEPQAPSVFDPEITPEMDAIVLKALVKDPNYRYQSADEMRADIEACLDGQPVAATAAMGAVGYGGYPDDQATTALRSDAGAGATTMLPPMNPDDGGYGYDDRPDRRRQQKKNNTSTILLVVAGVLVLIGAILIGKWAFTGNKDDGTFKAPNFVGNSYDVAQKMAVNSDLKLAPPTRKPCANQPKGNVCSQDPVAGSDVKKNDTINIVVSTGAPKIDVPDVQGIQFDKAKSRLEAKGFTVDKKTEVSAQTPGVVIAQDPAGGTSKEKGTTITLTVAKAEEKVSVPDVTGKSCDEAKSILQSKGLAPNANCNDVAVTDPGQDGKVQNTTPAAGQQVSKNTPVAINVGKAQGQQQVQVPQVQNRSLKDARKMLEQLGLQVNVQGAQDDNAVVLTSNPAPGSNVNQGDTVTLFTVDQGGGNNGNNDNGGPNIFGGVGG; from the coding sequence ATGGAAGAGCCGCGTCGCCTCGGCGGCCGGTACGAGCTGGGCCAGGTGCTCGGTCGTGGTGGCATGGCGGAGGTCTACCTCGCGCATGACACCCGCCTCGGCCGCACCGTGGCGGTGAAGACGCTGCGCGCGGACCTCGCGCGTGATCCGTCCTTCCAGGCCCGCTTCCGCCGGGAGGCCCAGTCGGCCGCCTCGCTCAACCATCCCGCGATCGTCGCGGTCTACGACACGGGCGAGGACTACATCGACGGGGTCTCGATCCCGTACATCGTGATGGAGTACGTCGACGGCTCCACGCTCCGTGAACTGCTGCACTCGGGCCGCAAGCTGCTGCCCGAGCGGGCGATGGAGATGACGATCGGCATCCTCCAGGGTCTGGAGTACGCCCACCGCAGCGGCATCGTCCACCGCGACATCAAGCCGGCCAACGTCATGCTGACCCGCAACGGTCAGGTCAAGGTGATGGACTTCGGCATCGCCCGCGCGATGGGCGACTCCGGCATGACGATGACGCAGACGGCGGCGGTCATCGGCACCGCGCAGTACCTGTCGCCGGAGCAGGCGAAGGGCGAGCAGGTCGACGCACGCTCGGACCTGTATTCGACGGGTTGCCTGCTCTACGAGCTGCTGACGGTACGGCCGCCCTTCGTGGGCGACTCCCCGGTGGCCGTGGCCTACCAGCACGTCCGCGAGGAGCCGCAGGCGCCCAGCGTCTTCGACCCCGAGATCACCCCCGAGATGGACGCCATCGTCCTGAAGGCGCTGGTCAAGGACCCGAACTACCGCTACCAGTCGGCCGACGAGATGCGTGCCGACATCGAGGCCTGTCTCGACGGCCAGCCGGTCGCGGCGACCGCCGCCATGGGCGCGGTCGGCTACGGCGGCTACCCCGACGACCAGGCGACGACGGCCCTGCGCTCGGACGCCGGAGCGGGCGCGACCACCATGCTCCCGCCGATGAACCCGGACGACGGCGGCTACGGCTACGACGACCGCCCGGACCGGCGCCGTCAGCAGAAGAAGAACAACACCTCGACGATCCTCCTGGTGGTCGCCGGTGTCCTCGTCCTGATCGGCGCGATCCTGATCGGGAAGTGGGCGTTCACCGGCAACAAGGACGACGGGACCTTCAAGGCCCCGAACTTCGTCGGCAACAGTTACGACGTCGCGCAGAAGATGGCCGTCAACTCGGACCTGAAGCTGGCGCCGCCCACCCGCAAGCCGTGCGCGAACCAGCCCAAGGGCAACGTCTGCTCGCAGGACCCGGTGGCCGGCTCGGACGTCAAGAAGAACGACACGATCAACATCGTGGTGTCCACGGGCGCCCCGAAGATCGACGTGCCGGACGTGCAGGGCATCCAGTTCGACAAGGCCAAGTCCCGGCTCGAGGCCAAGGGCTTCACGGTCGACAAGAAGACCGAGGTGTCCGCCCAGACCCCGGGCGTCGTGATCGCCCAGGACCCGGCGGGCGGCACGTCCAAGGAGAAGGGCACCACGATCACGCTGACGGTGGCCAAGGCGGAGGAGAAGGTCTCCGTCCCGGACGTCACCGGCAAGTCCTGCGACGAGGCGAAGTCCATCCTCCAGTCGAAGGGCCTGGCGCCCAACGCGAACTGCAACGACGTCGCCGTCACCGACCCCGGTCAGGACGGCAAGGTCCAGAACACCACCCCGGCGGCCGGCCAGCAGGTCAGCAAGAACACGCCGGTCGCGATCAACGTCGGCAAGGCGCAGGGCCAGCAGCAGGTCCAGGTCCCGCAGGTGCAGAACCGCTCGCTGAAGGACGCCCGCAAGATGCTGGAGCAGCTGGGTCTCCAGGTGAACGTCCAGGGCGCGCAGGACGACAACGCGGTGGTCCTCACCTCCAACCCGGCCCCGGGCAGCAACGTCAACCAGGGCGACACGGTGACCCTGTTCACCGTCGACCAGGGCGGCGGGAACAACGGCAACAACGACAACGGCGGGCCGAACATCTTCGGTGGCGTCGGGGGCTGA
- a CDS encoding penicillin-binding transpeptidase domain-containing protein yields MNKPLRRIAIFCGLLVLALLIRDNYLQYVRADQLSSEKDNRRVAIERYANPRGDIIVDGNPITGSVESKSGDFKYKRTYKNGPMWAPVTGYSSQAFDGSQLEKLNDGILTGNDDRLFFRNTLDMITGKPRQGGNVVTTLNAAAQKAAFDGLKSRGGKGAVVALEPSTGKILALASYPSYNPSSFAGNTNDDAKAWNKLQKKNDPADPMLNRALRETYPPGSTFKVVTAAAALENGKYNSADEPTDSPQPWIMTGTHTELKNEGSIRCKNVSMREALRISCNTVFGKIGADLGNDKMLAEAKKFGFDSEQFTPVRSNASVFSDHMNDSQTALSSIGQYNTAATPLQMAMVASAVANDGRLMKPYMVDELQSSNVDPVSTTDPQELSRPLSPKNAQVLQQMMETVVKDGTGKNAQIGGGVTVGGKTGTAQHGVANSANPYAWFISYAKLSDGSSPVAVAVVVEDENANRDDISGGGLAAPIAKNVMEAVINSKK; encoded by the coding sequence ATGAACAAGCCCCTGCGCCGGATCGCGATCTTCTGCGGTCTGCTCGTCCTCGCCCTGCTGATCCGTGACAACTACCTGCAGTACGTCAGGGCCGACCAGCTGAGCAGTGAAAAGGACAACCGCCGGGTCGCCATCGAGCGGTACGCGAACCCGCGCGGCGACATCATCGTCGACGGCAACCCGATAACCGGTTCCGTCGAGTCCAAGAGCGGTGACTTCAAGTACAAGCGCACCTACAAGAACGGGCCCATGTGGGCCCCGGTCACCGGTTACTCCTCGCAGGCCTTCGACGGCAGCCAGTTGGAGAAGCTCAACGACGGCATCCTCACCGGCAACGACGACCGGCTCTTCTTCCGCAACACGCTCGACATGATCACGGGCAAGCCGAGGCAGGGCGGCAACGTCGTCACCACGCTCAACGCGGCCGCTCAGAAGGCGGCGTTCGACGGTCTGAAGTCCCGGGGCGGCAAGGGCGCGGTGGTCGCGCTGGAGCCCTCCACGGGCAAGATCCTGGCGCTGGCCTCCTACCCGTCGTACAACCCCTCGTCGTTCGCGGGCAACACCAACGACGACGCCAAGGCGTGGAACAAGCTCCAGAAGAAGAACGACCCGGCCGACCCGATGCTGAACCGGGCGCTGCGCGAGACCTACCCGCCGGGCTCGACCTTCAAGGTCGTCACGGCCGCGGCCGCGCTGGAGAACGGCAAGTACAACTCGGCGGACGAGCCGACCGACTCGCCGCAGCCGTGGATCATGACGGGCACGCACACCGAGCTGAAGAACGAAGGCAGCATCCGCTGCAAGAACGTCAGCATGCGTGAGGCGCTGCGGATCTCCTGCAACACCGTCTTCGGCAAGATCGGCGCCGACCTCGGCAACGACAAGATGCTCGCCGAGGCGAAGAAGTTCGGCTTCGACTCCGAGCAGTTCACGCCGGTCCGCTCCAACGCGTCGGTGTTCTCCGACCACATGAACGACTCGCAGACCGCGCTGTCCTCGATCGGCCAGTACAACACCGCGGCCACCCCGCTGCAGATGGCCATGGTGGCCTCGGCCGTCGCCAACGACGGCCGGCTGATGAAGCCGTACATGGTCGACGAGCTGCAGTCCTCCAACGTCGACCCGGTCTCCACGACCGACCCGCAGGAGCTGAGCCGGCCGCTGTCGCCGAAGAACGCGCAGGTCCTGCAGCAGATGATGGAGACCGTCGTCAAGGACGGCACGGGCAAGAACGCGCAGATCGGCGGCGGTGTCACCGTAGGCGGCAAGACCGGTACCGCCCAGCACGGCGTGGCGAACAGCGCGAACCCCTACGCGTGGTTCATCTCCTACGCCAAGCTCAGCGACGGCAGCTCGCCGGTCGCCGTGGCCGTGGTGGTCGAGGACGAGAACGCCAACCGCGACGACATCTCCGGTGGCGGCCTGGCCGCGCCGATCGCGAAGAACGTCATGGAGGCTGTCATCAATTCCAAGAAGTGA
- a CDS encoding FtsW/RodA/SpoVE family cell cycle protein: MSSTSNTPTHHTSTIGAIGAPSRRNTELALLVFAVVIPVFAYANVGLAIDDQVPTGLLSYGLGLALLAGVAHLAVRKFAPYADPLLLPLATLLNGLGLVVIWRLDQSKLLQSLPHFSAAAPRQLLYTALAIAVFAVVLIFLKDHRVLQRYTYISMFGALILLILPLVPGLGANIYGAKIWIRIPGLGSLQPGEFAKIILAIFFAGYLMVKRDALALASRRFMGLYLPRGRDLGPIVVVWAISILILVFETDLGTSLLFFGMFVIMLYVATERTSWIVFGLLMSAVGAVGVASFEPHIQTRVQAWLDPMREYQLSRQVTHDGILHSDQLQQSLWAFGSGGTLGTGWGQGHSDLIKFAANSDFVLATFGEELGLAGIMAILLIYGLIVERGVRTALAARDPFGKLLAIGLSGAFALQVFVVAGGVMGLIPLTGMTMPFLASGGSSVLANWALIAILIRISDTARRPAPTPATNPDAEMTQVVRPS, from the coding sequence ATGAGCAGTACTTCGAATACGCCGACGCACCACACCTCCACGATCGGCGCGATCGGCGCACCGAGCCGACGCAACACCGAGCTGGCTCTGCTGGTGTTCGCCGTGGTCATCCCGGTGTTCGCCTACGCCAACGTGGGTCTGGCCATCGACGACCAGGTGCCCACCGGTCTGCTGAGCTACGGCCTCGGTCTCGCGCTGCTGGCCGGCGTCGCCCACCTCGCGGTGCGCAAGTTCGCGCCGTACGCCGACCCGCTGCTGCTGCCGCTGGCGACCCTGCTCAACGGGCTCGGTCTGGTGGTCATCTGGCGCCTCGACCAGTCGAAGCTGCTCCAGTCGCTGCCCCACTTCTCCGCGGCCGCGCCCAGGCAGCTGCTGTACACCGCCCTGGCCATCGCCGTGTTCGCCGTGGTGCTGATCTTCCTGAAGGACCACCGCGTCCTGCAGCGGTACACCTACATCTCGATGTTCGGCGCGCTGATCCTGCTGATCCTGCCGCTGGTGCCGGGCCTCGGCGCCAACATCTACGGCGCCAAGATCTGGATCAGGATCCCCGGTCTCGGCTCGCTCCAGCCCGGTGAGTTCGCCAAGATCATCCTGGCGATCTTCTTCGCCGGCTACCTGATGGTGAAGCGCGACGCCCTGGCCCTGGCCAGTCGCCGCTTCATGGGCCTGTACCTGCCGCGCGGCCGCGACCTCGGCCCGATCGTGGTGGTCTGGGCGATCTCGATCCTCATCCTCGTCTTCGAGACCGACCTCGGCACCTCGCTGCTGTTCTTCGGAATGTTCGTCATCATGCTGTACGTCGCCACCGAGCGGACCAGCTGGATCGTCTTCGGTCTGCTGATGTCCGCGGTCGGCGCCGTCGGCGTGGCGAGCTTCGAGCCGCACATCCAGACGCGTGTGCAGGCCTGGCTCGACCCGATGCGCGAGTACCAGCTCAGCCGCCAGGTCACCCACGACGGCATCCTCCACTCCGACCAGCTCCAGCAGTCCCTGTGGGCGTTCGGCTCCGGCGGCACCCTCGGCACCGGCTGGGGACAGGGCCACTCGGACCTGATCAAGTTCGCCGCCAACTCCGACTTCGTCCTCGCGACCTTCGGTGAGGAGCTCGGCCTCGCGGGCATCATGGCGATCCTGCTGATCTACGGCCTGATCGTGGAGCGCGGTGTGCGCACCGCCCTCGCCGCCCGTGACCCCTTCGGCAAGCTGCTCGCCATCGGCCTGTCCGGCGCCTTCGCCCTCCAGGTCTTCGTGGTCGCCGGCGGTGTGATGGGTCTCATCCCGCTGACCGGTATGACGATGCCGTTCCTGGCCTCGGGTGGTTCCTCCGTGCTGGCCAACTGGGCGCTGATCGCGATTCTCATCCGCATCAGCGACACCGCCCGCCGCCCGGCGCCCACCCCCGCGACCAACCCCGACGCCGAGATGACCCAGGTGGTCCGACCGTCATGA